The Leishmania infantum JPCM5 genome chromosome 28 sequence TTCATCTGCTCTTATCCAACCGCTCTGTCACAAGGGTGTGCTCATCCGGGACTCGAGCACAACCCCTCAGCTCTGACCAATCAGCACGACTTGGCCGTACAGACGTGTGCACAGGCGAGGCAGTCACTCGCTGTACCGATATTATGGTATAGGTGCTGCAAAGAGCGGTGATTGATGATGAGCCTCGCTTCTTCTTGtactccctcttctctcccgcAGCTGGTGGGATCATCtccgacccccccccctccctccctcccttccccatGCACTGCACTGCACTGAAACGAGGAACgaatgaaaaaaaaacatggAAAACGTTGGTTTCGTTGGAAGTCGTCTGGTGTGCCGACTCGTTAGTGCCCGATTTCGAGGTCACCCATATGTCTACTTCCCTGTATTTTTTCCAGATTCCCCCCACCTACATGCCAGTCACGAAGCTTCACGCATCCATGCCCATGTCTATATATAGATGCGTGCGAGGCTTCGTGAATCTCTTCCCACCCTCCTATGTTGGGGAGGATGCCAACTGGTTTTACTACCTCGTCTGTGAGTTCATGTCAGTCCCACCCCGTGTCcagcccccacccacccatcaCGCCCGCCCCCGGGTGAGAGACACGATGGATAGGGAAGGGGGCGCTCTGGGCTTGCATAGAAGTCATGGAAAGGACAAGGAAAAGCCCTGTAAGGGATGAATGCAGAAGGCAGTTTCACCCTACCGGGAAACGCCCAACATGGCTGGTGACATTGCCCGTAAGAAGTGGGAAAATGGGATGGAGCCCATGAAATCAACAAAatgccctcctctcctcccctctcctctttttctcggATCTCACACGGACAAGGGCAGGGTCTAGTCACATCAAGTGGACGATAAAAACGATGAGCAACTGTCCTCCCGCCTCAAGCTTCTGCGACTTTGGTGAGTGGAAGTCGGAAGAGGACGACTCAGAGGACTCATGCTCTTCCGACTTCTCTTCGTCGTCCAGCGCGCCCTACGTCGTCTGTGCGCAGTCCATCTCCTTTGCCACCGGGGCACTCGGCAAAGCGCAGCGCAAGCTCAGCGCCCTGCCGCTTTCGGACACagacgaggagctgcgcgctgAAATCGAGCAAAGCAGGCTGTCGCTGGAATGTAATCTGTCGGCACTGAGGCTGTCAGCAGTGCCATCTGATGTTCCACTCCAAATTTTGCGTAAGATTTCTCTGTCGGAGAACAAACTAGTTTCGTTGCCGGATGGGCTGTTCTTAAACGGATCCTTCGGTGCGCTGGTTGAGTTGGTCCTGAATACCAATCTGCTCACGTCccttccgctctctctcttttacCTCCCACATCTTCAGGTGCTTTCAGTGAACAACAACTCGCTGACGTCGCTGCCATTTGAGAATGTGATAGGGGCagagcgcgacgcggcgggcGATCCGTTTCTGCCCTCGGTGCGGCGTATCGGAATGGAGTCGAACCAACTGCAGCTCCTGCCGTTGTCTTTGCTGGAGTGGTGCCCCTCTTTGGAGGAGTTGTTCTTGGCCATGAACGAGGCAATGCTCGATGAGCCCGTGTCGTATGACCGTCTTCAGAGGATACGCCGTCTTTCCACCAAGCGTGTCGTGCTCAGAGTTGATAATCGTCCTCGTTTTGTGAGGCAGATTGAGGCGCAGTGCTGGGCCCGGACTCTGCCATGGCTGCAAGTCGAGCTGAACAAGATCTACCCTGACAAGGTGCTGGATTATCTCTTCCTAGGATCCCTGCGCACCGCGCAAACGGTGACTGTGTACCACGATCTAGACATCTGCTATGTTCTCACTGTGGGGCGCGACTTGGAGGCGGTAATTGAACCGTGGATGCAGCAGCTTGTTCTTCCTGTGAACGACTTTCCGGAGCAGAGCATGGTGCCCGTCTTCGATGACGCCTTCAGGTTCATCGATGAGGCAAGATCGCACAAAAAGGGCGTCCTCATCCACTGCTTTGCCGGTCTTTCCAGGTCCGTGACGATTGCGGTGGCCTATCTGATGCATCTCAAGGGCATCACACGCGATGATGCCCTTGCCTTGGTACGCCTTGCGAGGCCAGCGGCACAGCCAAATGATGGTTTTCTCCGTGAGCTGGGCGCCTACGAGGAGATGCTGCGCAGTCGTTGCGTTAGTCGCGAGTaaggcggggagagggaatGGGTGGCACATGCCATCCTCGAGGGGTTTcttttttgcttgttttctttAGCGGCGGATGTGCCTTACCCCTGTAGGCTTTTCTGTTTCCCTTCcaacgtgcgtgtgtgtgcttctctccacccctccccctccccttttgCATGAATGCACGCATGACGTAGAGTGTTTgtgcgcatcagcggcgtcgatggcctcccccctctcccttctggAAAGGCGTGCATGGGCTGTTGTGCCCGCCTCCATGAGCTTCTGCGCGGACGCCACGATAGAGTGTACGCCCGCTAAAGACGGAATCGTTTGCttccctttcccttttcttATCAGTCGTTCCCCGACCCCTTTCCTCCTGGAGTGTGCCCTGACTAGCCAACTTCGTGTCCGCTCATTGGTTTGTTGGCTAGAAGCAAGGAGACGGAAGGGAGTCAGAGGGAACGGCATAACACAGCACTGTAGGTCCAGACGAGCATCCACGTACAGGGTGGATGCAATGCGCGGCGCGTTTTCACAATGCGGAAGCTAAACCGGCAACGCATTAACTCGCGAGGGGATATATAGCAAGCCGTCCCGCTGTCTACATACAGGGACGGGTGAGCGTGTGTCTGGGTACGCCTGCATGTGGGTGCTTGAAGCCGTCGCGCACCGTAGAGATGCGGGATTTAGTGTCGTGTCGCTCATTTTCGCTGCCGGCATAGTGTGAGGATGGCGTACGAAGGCGCGAAGGAAGTTGAAAAAGTGAACTGTGTCGTGCCTGTGATGCGTACCGGAGGTGGCTCTGTGCCTTATAATCTGCTGTCTATCgttgcgccgcagcgtggCACGCCGGCGTGTTTCCGTGCGTCTACCTTCCCGCGTTTGACTCCtccgtccctctcccccttttctttgtAAACtcgaaacaaaaaagaccTCCTCAGTAGGATGGTGTAGGTCCCGAGCACACCGAGTCGCCAAGAAAAACAGGACTACCTGGGCTTGCCTCCCTTGGCATtcgtgctgccgtcgcttcGGATGCCACTTCCCTTCTTTcgcttcccctctcttcttttgcTCACCTTGCTGATGTTTGGTATGTCtgaaggaggggggacgAGGGGCAAACATTACGCCTTACGTGTCCGGACGTGACGAGGCCGCAAGCGGCGAGGTGTCGAAAGGCGGCTTGTTTTTTGCCCTCTCTCAGTTCTGCTGTGGCTTCATCATCTGCtgtcctcccctcctcctccaccctgACCATATCTGCCCTCAACGCACTGCATTAGTGTACCGCCTCAAATGTCCTTCTACGCGTGGCGGGCCGTCTTTTACGGCTCCGTCTGGACGGCGGGGGATTTCTGTGCGCAGCTCTACGCCGCCCacaaggaggcggcggcgcggcgcgcctccgGTGAGAAGCGGAAAAGCCCGCGCCCGAGTGGAGCGCAGATGTTTGCGATGCTCGACAAGGAGCGTCTTGGGCAGAACACGCTCTTCGGACTTTCGATCGGCGGCTTTATTGGTCAGTATGAGCGCTTCCTCCCCCGCATCTTCGGCACATTAACACGTAATCCCACACCGTGCCTATGCGCTCTCGGGCTACAGCAGCTGGCAGTGACACCTCTCATCCTCTGGTCCTACTTCAACGCCATGACCGCAGCGCGTGGAGGGCTGAGCGACCCGAGTTTCATGAATGAGCACAGCTTCGGGGCACGTCAGCGACACGACATCGCCAGCGTGGAGCGCCACATCCTTCATGATGTGATGCCGTATCCGCTTCTCGTCTCATGGGGCGTGTATACGCCGCTCTTCACTCTGGCGTACATTGGCCCACCCCGCGCTTCCACgttcttctccagctgcCTCTTTGTGCCGTGGTGCGGCCTCGTCTCCCACACGCAGGGGAATGACCTCCTCTAGGCTCCAGCACTGTGGGCATTGTGCCACGTGCTCCGAAAGAAGAGCTGTCGTTGCGCCCAGATGTATGCGTGCGTCTTTCTATGCTGCGGTTATGGCAGTTGGCGAGGACGCACCTCACTCGCAGCCGCCGAATGGCGGAAGAGAAAGCCTCTCTCTGACGCCCACCCTGGCGTCGCCTGTCGTTTCTTCGTTGTTGCTTGAGTCGttttgcttctctcttcgtgtgtgcgtgattCTTTGTTTCGATTCCGTCCCTTGCCTCGGCGCGGAGTGCGCATGCATTTGTCTGTGCGTCCTCGTGTGCCGGTGTGGCTCAACTAGTCGTAACAGCTATGCTGAGCCCATAGAAAGACAGAGGGTGGCTCTCTCTTCATATCTGTGCCGCAAAGAGTGTCTGCGCATGATGCGACTGCATCGTACCCGCTCCACAAATCACCGTTTCCGTCCTCGCATGCGTGTGGTTGCTTTTCCATGCATCCTAACTTGGCCCTCTGCTCCTGCTTAGATGGTTGCGGGGCGAGGCGCGAGTGAGAGAAATATACAACGTGCATCAGAAACGGACCACGTGCATGTCTGTACCCGTTGtggtgacacacacacacacactcacacaccaCCAAATGACAGACATTTTGTGCTGTCTAAAGAACGACTGAACTGCTGCGTCATGGCCATCTTCCACCCACCGCGGTGTAAGCACCGCTGCCCTCTTGTCCGTCACTTGATCCTATGTTTTTTCCCCTTTTTgcgacctcctcctcctgtctctctcacgctcCCCCGGCACTCTcctgccgccggcgtggcACCTCGTTCCTCCTCTCTCATGCACGTCCTCTGACGGTCCCACACCGTCTTTCCGCGTCTCGTTCCTTTAGTTCTCTTACTACCCGATAGTATCGTCGCGTAGTAATAACGGCTTCACCTACTCACTATTCTCTCGCTTAGTTTGGTTTTGTTTTCGGTTGTGAgcttcttctcttccccttaCCTTTAGTTGTGCTTTAAGTGCTGCCTTTGTGTTGCGTGGTTGGCTGCTGTCGACTTGTCTGTGGCTTCTTTgcttctcttcgttttttATTTCTTGTTTTGCGTGTGCCTTTAGTGTTGCTCGAATACTGGTTTTGTCGCCGGATCTCTGCGCTCCACTTATAGTTTGGTTGTTTCGCATCTCCCTACTCGCGTCCTGTCTGTTcctgtctctgtgtctgtcggAGCGTTCGCGTCTTTTACTTTTTGTTTGACTTGCCTTACGTGTTGTTGTGCTTTCCTCATCTCTTTACTCCTTTCGGTTTTGTTTCCATCTGGCtcttctcttgctgctgcccgtTGCGATACTGTGCGTGCGGGTGTCTTTGGCAAACTTATCCAGTTTCAACTTTTATTCGTCGCATCTTTACGTCGAAGAGTATCACTGGCAGCGTCTGCACCCATGCAAAAGCCTTCCCGAGCGCCTTGATGCATCTCGCCTAGCCTCGAAAGATCAGTCGAGACCGGAAGAACGACTCAGACACGGTGGCCTTGgccttgccgctgctttcCCTTCTCTGTGTACGTGTCTTGTGGAGTATACCGCGTGTAGGTAAACGCACGTGGTTGGGAGAGAATCAGCACAACGTATTCTGTTGCTTCACCGTACTTTGCGTTAACAGGTGCGTTCAGTATGAGGAGTGCGCGTGTTTTTTTTGCTGTATTTTGAGTGCACCGATCGGGCCTTTCCCCTTTTCCACAGAGCGTCACAGCGTCAGCACATTCTTGGGTGTGGCAGCCTCCTATATTATTGCTTTTTAAGTctctcacctcctcccctgcacgcagacacacagacacacacacacacacacacacacacacaagcacacagtGAACTGCAGCACCCgctagcgctgctgctccgtgaACCAGTCTCTCTTCTCGATCACAAGGAAGGAGccttcctttccttcctcCATTTCCGACCGTTCGTTGGGACCTGCAGAACCGTGAATGCGCTGTAGCGCAGAGTGCCCGGTAACAAGTAGCGCGCTGAACAGCTGCGAGCTTcacggcgtgcgtgcgcgcggttTCTTTTGGTGGTCTGTGGGACATTCGAAGGCCACACTCTCGCCGACTTCACAATGATCAGCGATAGGCTTGACTGCACAGAGGGGATGAGCTCTGCCAAGGTGTTACTGGCGAGCCCAACGGACtcgccgcaggaggcggtgctcgagGGCAACTTCGGGCTGTCCACCTCGACAAGCGAGTGCTCGTCGCAGTCCAACTCCCATAGCCACCGGCGCGAAGTACCAGACAGTGCCCTCATCCCTGCCAGCGAGTGTGGCTCTATAAACTCGTGGATGCTCATCATTGATGAGGAGGATCGGCCGGCGCGCATGCTGTATGACGGGCTCTCATCATCTGAGGAGGAGCATCAGGTGCCACAGCTCATGTGCAACGACGAGTTCCGCAGGTCTTCTTACCAACGTCaggtgcagcggtggcagcaggaggagacggcgtACTTGAAGCACGAAGGCTGGTGTGAGCACCGCCTTATCCTTCTCATGCAAGAGGCCTTCCGATGCAGCAGACAAAACCTGAAGCGTGCGTTCAGAGCTGGTGCCATGTCGGTAGAGGTGTACGCCACTCGGCTGGCGGGACTCAAAAACGCTCTGCTGCAGATCAAGAAGGAGTACCGCCgaacgctgcagcgcacgcgagATCGCAAGGGAGACTTGTCCAGCATTGCGAGCAAGGCTGTAACGTGCATCGCCTCCGTTTACCcatggagcagcagcggctttgTAATGGGGTTTGAGGAGAACGTCAGGTTTGGTCAGCTGGCGGatgtgatgggcagcgagggccgaCGTGGCGCACCACTGGAGCCCCCGACATCTCAGCAGTCTACCAACGTCGGCCTGGCTCCTTGCCGTGACATGGCTCCGATGTCAAAGGTGACGGATCCTGGCATGTCTTCCGAGCACCtcaacgccgctgcgcggcccGGGAACGATATGGCGTCGTACTACCAGGGGCGGCGTATCGTGACGCCCCGCGTTACTCTCTGTCCTCTACCACCTCGGCGTCAACTCTTCCGGAAGGGGGTGGCTCCAGACGGGTCTTTGCTCCTGTCGTCAGCGCACACCGGCACATCGGCGGACGGCGTCGCATTTACGATAGGTCCTCTGCCTGTGGAGAACTTGAGCCGCAGCTTCTTTGCTGTCTCCCCGAACTGCCTGTCGCCCGACTCGCCAGCGCTGGTGCCACCGGCGTCGATAGCTGGCCCCTTCTGTAACGATGAAAGGCGATTTCTAGAGAAGCGCCAGCTTGTTGTGCAGGGGATGTCCTTCGTCTCGCAGTCGTTGGCGTCGAGCATTTTCATTTCGAGCCGGCGCGCCACCATTGCGTCGGCTACGATGCAAAAGCGACTGAATCTCGCCAAGGGCCaggcgccgcctccgacgTCGCACCCCGCTTCCTGCGCCACGGTGGTCGACACGCAGATTTATCTACCCCCACCCGCCTCCTTCGCGACAAGCAACTCTTTCCCAAAGGCAAACCGGGTGAAGCACGAAAGTGGAGCTGTTGGCGGCAGCACGATCAGTCTGAGTCGTTGCATTAGGCAAGCAATGCCCTGCTCGTCGCCGTTCCTCGCTCCTGGCAAGGGCTCCTTCCACGTAGACCCCTCCCCGAGTGCTCCTGTGGCATGTAGTCCACCCGCATACGAGCACGCAGTCGCCGTATCGAgcgaacacacgcacaggcacccTGTGCGCCTCCCTTCGTGTTACCATAGCCAGCTTCCAGGCGATAGAATGTGTTGCGACCGCATGAGTGTCCACTCACTCTTCTCTGAGATGCCGCCGGTGTCTCtggaagaggagaagcacgTCAAGGAGTTATGGTGACGTGGATGCTCGACCTAAGCAGGGGCATCGCGACTTCCACGTTCCGCCTATGATTAGCAGCGATTCGGCTGCGCCTAGTGAGGGGGAATTCGTCGCCAAGTGCGAAACGGAAACACTGCCtggcgcagcgtcgcagcaCACATTTGCGTGGTTCTGAGCTGCGCTCATGGTAGCGCCGCTCATTCCAACGCTTATTTTGCCTTTTGCTATGCGGAGTGTGACGCTCTGCCCACCGTCAGTCATAGTAAAGCTGCGTTGTGGCGATACCTGCGCCATTTCTGAGACACTGTCGTGCCCCCTTTCCACCGTACCTCCCGATTGGTACGGCTGCTTCTTGTCGTCACCTCGTTTCTCACGTTGTTTCAAGCGTGGACTGGGCGGCCCgccccctgcccctccccctgcacTTCTGCCCGTCAGAGCACGGTGCTTTTCCTTGCACCGCCAGCTCTGTGACGGGTGCCGTTCTTGACGGTGTCTACAATATTTGTGGCGTTAGTTTGCCGTGCTTGTGATCCTTCCTCTGTTCTTTtcgcgttttcttttctttcgctggCTCTCTGTGAGACTTTCTTGTAAGCCTTTTCCCTTTACATGATGTGTGCTCGTGTTTGTGTCGGGAAGAGGTCAAACGCGGCTCCCCacgcctccttccccccttttgtttttcgttttctgtttttgCTTCTGCCACTTGCGCTGAGGTTCGGCTGTGGTTTCGTGGCGATGTATCTCAAGGCTctgccttcttcctctctctgcataccctttccctttctccctTGCGCCTTGGTTGTTAGAGGAGGCGTCCATGCGCGTCCACGTGCATgggtgtgtgcatgcgtatgtgtgcgtgtgcgcgtgcacttGCAGCAGTGGTAGTATCGAATGGTCGGTGaaagaggcgaagaggaaagagTAGGTGGCCCTAGAAAGAGAGGCGCTCTTGCTCAGTCGAGTAGAGGCTTAGCGCTGCGCGCGTCTTCCAATTGGCGGTAGAAAGCTCCCTCTTTCATTGGCTATTATCAGTGATCtattgctttttttttctggttTCTTCAAGACCCCGCtgttcctcctccgcctcgttcATTTGCCCTTCTTGTCGCTGCGTCTTTCGCACGTCTCCCTCATTCACGAATGAGCCTTTTTTTTCACCTATGCTCAtgctccctctttttctcttgctgTTGTCGTTTCTGCTTGGGTGTGGCTTTCTGTGCGGAGTGTCTTCTTTCACCTCTTCTGtttctcctctctgcctccatctccctctgtgtgtgtgcgtgcatatgtgtgtggcggtctctctcccccttccaccgaaccccactccctctccccttcctcttttcgCCGCgttcttttctttgtttctccTTTCTTGTAGTTGGCCTGTAACGTGTGGCACGTCGCTTTCCCACCGCTTTCGCGCTCATGCGTGCGCGACATTACGGAAGACGAGCGCTCTATTCATTCGTCTATTTCACGTTCATGCGTCCTCTCTTCTGACatgctttcctttcttccttttctgtAATTTTCAGAGATTGTTTGCGGGGGCTGTGTTTTGTCGACTGCTGTACTGTGCGCTCAACCCACGCTGGTAGGGTGATCTCTGTTGGCTGCTGGGTGATTATGCGAAGACACGAAGTGTGTCGGCACACCGTGGCGTTACTGCAGCGCGTTAACGCGCGTTTTGTTTATTAgttttctctcctctttcacCTCCACCGATTTAGCAATAACCAAGTGCTTAGTCGAAAGGGTCAGTGCGCGAAAtggcgagaggagaggcggcggaagGGGGATGGAGTGAAGTCTGCGCACAGAGGGGAGTGACCCCCAGCTCccgcacatacgcacgcggGCACCCGGGTGGCGACCTTTCGTGTCGGCTGCCGGTGGTAAAACGCTTTTTGCTCTTCTGTGTCTTCCACCGGTTTGCCGCGGCGAGCGTCCAAGAAGACGCTGGGAGGGATGCGAAAGTGCTTGAAAGGCAGCCAGCCTCGCTTCATCACCCCCGGACCGCGTAGAAAGAAACGCCCATCATGCTATTAAATAAGTGGGCAAAATCGATTGTGCCCATGGTTGGCGCTACACTCTCAGGTCACGAAGCGTGTGTTGTTCAGATCTACCATTACTTTGCTACGCTAGactctccgctgctgcgagcaACAAGAAAGGGATAGAAAGCAGGCGGGGAGCCAGACAGGCCACGACGCGAGAGCATATGCACACCGAAgagccaaaaaaaaagacgaacATCCTGTGAAGCGATGCGTGCCGCACATACACCGGGTAGGGAGCATGAGGGATAACGACAGCTGAGTATTACATAaaagcgaagaagaaaaggaacATGAAGAGCCCTGAGTGCAGGATGGGAGCACGTGTGGCGTTGTGCACAAAAGAGCATTCGCCGCAACCCTCATCTATGCCCGCTCGTTTCTCTTCCTTCGCTTATTCCTCTCCCATGCTTCTCTATTTtccaccgccaccgatgCACCCTTTCGCTTTCACTTTTTTGTCTCTGTTtgcttttttgttttgtgttgtCGGAGGGGGCGTACCCCGTGTGCTTTCGTTTGCATGTTTTCCTTGTGTCGTGTGGACGCCCGCACGCCGAAGCGAGTGAGTggagacaaaaaaaaactcaTCAGTCGGATGAGCAGAGCGGAGCGGGAGTAACACAGGAGCCGAGGACACACACGATATATGGTTCTAGATACAGGGACACGCGGAAAGgacccccccccaaaaaaaaaagaaacattCCGCGCTGTAGCTCCTGGTATTAATCTGCTTCACACAGAGCTGTAGgcttgtgcgcatgcgcagcgtGGAGGCTTTCCTTCACTAGAGGAGCTTATGCGTCTCCAtttatttttcttttgtttgcttgtATCGTTTTCGAGCCTATCTTTGGCtgcgtctctccctcccgctcCCTTCTTCTCTGTGGTGTCGGTGAGGGCACATCCCTTTCGTCTCACTGCCCATCAGACCTCatctcccctttcctcctcctctctctcgcctaCTCCAATCGCACGGCCCTGCACTGCAATGCCAGAAATcagaaaaacgaaaagtaAGCAAGGAGAGAGGCATTTGCTTTTCAGtagccacacacgcacacgcacacacacgttgtTCGTTTTCAGGGCTCTCTCTGCGCTTGCgagtgtgagtgtgtgtgtgtgtgtgtgcatgcgtatgCATTTGTGAGCGTGTGTCTCTGTAAAGCACCACTGCGCGAGGTTACCGCATGTCGCTGAACTCGGAAACGGAACTCGCGAGAGTATTGCCAGACAACGCGCAACACGAATAACTTCGTTCGCGTAGAGGAGGCAGGCAGTGCCGTGTCGAGGTGGAGGCAgggccgtgcgtgcgcggagCCGTAGGGGGTGCAAACCAATGGGACGGAAACGTT is a genomic window containing:
- a CDS encoding putative phopshatase; its protein translation is MSNCPPASSFCDFGEWKSEEDDSEDSCSSDFSSSSSAPYVVCAQSISFATGALGKAQRKLSALPLSDTDEELRAEIEQSRLSLECNLSALRLSAVPSDVPLQILRKISLSENKLVSLPDGLFLNGSFGALVELVLNTNLLTSLPLSLFYLPHLQVLSVNNNSLTSLPFENVIGAERDAAGDPFLPSVRRIGMESNQLQLLPLSLLEWCPSLEELFLAMNEAMLDEPVSYDRLQRIRRLSTKRVVLRVDNRPRFVRQIEAQCWARTLPWLQVELNKIYPDKVLDYLFLGSLRTAQTVTVYHDLDICYVLTVGRDLEAVIEPWMQQLVLPVNDFPEQSMVPVFDDAFRFIDEARSHKKGVLIHCFAGLSRSVTIAVAYLMHLKGITRDDALALVRLARPAAQPNDGFLRELGAYEEMLRSRCVSRE